AGAATTTTATATCAGTTTATCTTCGCTCTATCGTATTATTAGCCAAATCAATAAAGTGATTAAAAAGCAATTTCAATTTGAAATCAGTCTGGCTCCTGTACAAATCATTGGAAATGAGAGAGACATTCGTTACTTTTTTGCACAATATTTTTCAGAAAAATATTATTTCCTAGGGTTCTGTTGCAAAGTTTTAAATAAAGAATAAAATCCCTTACGGTATCTATGATTTAAGCTGGGATTCCCAATAATACCTTGATTTCAGTACAGACCGAAAACCCGAAGAGAGTGCCTTCTTTTCGGGTTTTCTTATATAATCCTCGAATGGCTTCCATGCCTTTAATCGTGGTAGAGGCAGTGCGTAAACTTCGATAGAATTTATTGCGTCTCTTTACTGGACGATGGTCTTGTTCAATCAAATTATTCAGGTATTTAATGGTACGATGTTCTGTCCCTTGATAAAAGCCGTATTCTTTTAGTTTCTTAAAGGCACTTGTAATAGAGGGGGCTTTATCTGTGACTACAACCTTCGGTTCATCAAACTGCTTCACTAACCGCTTAAGAAAAGCATAGGCTGCTTGTGTGTCCCGTTTTTTACGTAACCAAATATCCAAGGTTAAACCATCTGCATCGATGGCTCGATACAAATAATGCCATTTTCCTTTAATTTTGATGTACGTTTCATCCATTTTCCATGAATAAAAGGATTTTTTATTTTTCTTTTTCCAAATTTGATAGAGTAGTTTGCCATATTCTTGCACCCAACGATAAATCGTCGTATGAGAAACGTTAATGCCACGATCATATAAGATTTCTTGAACTTCACGATAGCTAAGGTTATAACGAAGATAGTAGCCCACGGCTACAATAATCACATCCTGCTGAAATTGCTTTCCTTTAAAATGATTCATCGTCATTCCTCCTGCTATCTTTTTCTATTATTCTACCTTATTTGATAGTAGATTTAAAACTTTGCAACAGAACCATTCAAGTTTTTGGGATGATTTTGAACGCAGTTTTTATGAGGGAATCCTCGAAGAACTAGACATCGAATTTGACTTCACTGATGAAGATGCGAATTGGGATGCCACATGGGATGAGGTCACTAAAGCTATCGAAGATTTAAAGAAAGCACAAGAAAGCAAATAGAAAAAGAAAGGGAGAGCAAAAGGCTCTCATGGTAAAACAAAATGGCATCAAAACAAATTCTAGTTGAAGGTATGACAGAGCAAGAGATTCGAGATATGTTCAATAAATATCGAGTTGCAACAATCAATTTTATTAAACCATATAAAGATAAACTAATCGTGAATTTTGAATATCTTTGGGAACGCAACACAAAGAACTATCCTTATTTTAGTCGAACGCTTGATTACTTTCTTAAGGAAAGCAATAAAAAATATTTGCAACATTTGTATAATCGTCTGTGGACTGAAGCTGAACAAGAGAATTTTGGTGGCTCACGGATTCTATTTAAACTAGATGGTAAAAGTTATCAAATTGTAAGCAAAATAAATCTTCCTGATGGTGATTACATTCCGCTTTCACCAATTACAATTATTGATATTTTTGAAACAGATACATATTTAGTTGATAAGGAATATCAATTAACAGATGAAGAAGTTATGCAGGATATTTTTGGTCAGACAGAAAGTAATGTTGAACGACAGTTAAAAGAAGTACTAATTGGTATTTTTGAAACAGACTACAAGGATGAACAAACATTTGAAGAATTCGCAGATGGCTGGGATTTTTGGATTGACAAAGACGGAGAGATTTTAGTAGAGGGGCGTGGCATGAAACCGATTGATGGAGTTGAAAAAATTGGATATGCTGATAATGGAGAAGTATATGCATATTAACACATCACAAGTTGAGGCAGTCTTGATGAATAAGGCTGTCTCAGCATATCGTTTATCAAAAGAAATAGGCATACAAGAGAGTTCTATCTCTCTCTTGAGGAATGGGAAAAAAGATTTTAGTAAGTTAAGCCTTGAGTTCGCTATGAGAGTCCAATCATGGATAGACGAAGGTAATTACCATTTCAGTTACGACTATAGCGAATTGATAGAAGATTTAGAGGCAGATATAGACGAGGGACTGACAGACGAATATCTCTATATTGTGAGAGGAGACTATATTGAATTGCTAGAAAAATGTCCTATCATCGAATACTACTGTACTGCTGAGGAGATTGAGCAGGGTGATCTTGCAGAAAAAGTCTTGACTACTTCGGTTTTGGCAGAAATGAAAGCAGATAATGAATTGTAAAAAAGCCGTGAGAAATCACGGCTTTTATTTGGCTCCAAGTACCTCCCTTTATATACTGTGCCCTTTTTCCTCAAGTTCTTGCCTCTCATCGCTTCTCTCACGTTCCATAAGAGCTTTTTTATTTGCACGTTGGGCCCTTTGAAGAGAGTTTGTCAAATTTCTCATGAAATCTGTATTGATGATTGCTTTACCTTGGGATTGTTGGACGTTTTTTCTTTGCAGGTTCTTCCTTTCTTGCATTTTATGTGAAACAGCTTGAGCTAACTGACTTTTCTGATTACTTTCTTCCTCTGGCAATATTTTTTGATAGAGTGATTTGAGTTCAGAAAATCCTTTCGCATTCTCCTGTTTTAATTTTTGAATAGTCGCTTGATCAGTCGTTTGTGAAATTTCCTTGTTTCGACTGTAAATCTGATGTTTCAGCTGAAAAATTAAGATATGGGTCTGTAGCTCTTCTATATAGCTATCTTTCGTAACAGGATAGCCCTTTAGAATAGTCAGCACTCCTTCATCTTGGAGAGGTTGAACTGCTGCTAATTCTCCCTTCAGACGTTTAATAGGTGCTTGAATTGCTAACGAATCAGCTTTTTCTACTGAAAATGAAACACTATCTTCAAACTGGTTAGCAAGAGATTGTTTTAGAGATTGGTCTGCTTCACCTAGTTTATAATTTGGAGTCAGTTGCAATTCAGTCAGCTTCAGTCTTTGTTGAATTTCTTTCTTTTTCAATTCAACAAATGGCTTATCGGTTTCAAGTGGTTGAATTTGATCAAAAAGAGTTTTACGAACTAATAAGCTACTCTGTTTTTCCTCCAATAAACTCAATTTTAAAGCATAGCGAAATGTTCCTAACTCCTGGCGCTCTTTTAATGATCGATCACTTTTCTTTTTAGCTGCTTCTACAAGATCTTTCAAATCAGCTGAAGAAAATAGCGACAAGTCTCTTAAACTAAGTTGCTTCTCCAGTAAGTCTTCTTTCATTTGACTCACATCATAAACTAATTCCGTAACATATTCAGGACGTCCCAAACCTGTTCCGTGTTTATCATAAGCAGCATAGACTGGTTTTGTGATTTCAATAGGTTTTGCTCCATCTTTCAAATCATAACCCAGTTTTTTCCAGGAATCTAGTGTTTTGATGACACTTGCGTTAGGATCCTGGGCTAAAATTAATTTTTGATTCTTTACTGAGAAATTGGCCAAATTTTTTTCCAGCCGAACGTCAGCTATTTCAGGAGCATTCTCACGAAATAGGTGCAAAATTTTATTTGCTAGTCGTTCTCTCAATTCCTTCTCTCGACTCGCAATTAATTGCTGCAGATGATAGCCTGCAGCCTCCTGTTGTGTTTTCTCAAAACGACCATCAACTTTCCGAATCTTTTCGTAGGTTGATTTTTTTCAGCTGAATAAGCTCCTCTATAAGTTTCTAGGAAGTCCTTCGTTTCTTTCAGAAATTCTTGATAGAGCTCTTTCCCATCATTTTCTAAATAGGAATCCAGATAGCGGTCGATGAAGAATTTACTGACTGCAAAATCTCTTGCATTTGATCCATAACGCCATTTTTTATCCATTGGCAAATGGTTGTAAGCCTGCTCCAAAAAATTTTTTTCAGCCGAAGAACGAACCTTCTGATCTCTAAAGACAGAATTGATCAACTCACTTCTGATATTGGCCAAAATTTGTTCTCTTCTAACAATCATTCCTCTAGTCTGTTCATTTAACAGGCCATGAAAAACATCACTTTTAAAACGCTCAATGGTTTTTTGGGAAAAGTTCCCTCTGTACTCCATTCGTCCACGAGGTCGATAGAAAATTTTTTCTCTTGCAGACTCGACTTCTGATAAACCAAAATGCACATGAATATTATCCGTATTCAAGTGAATGTTAGCCCACCAAAATGATGAATCAGATAAGCCTTCTTTTTCAATCAACCTCGGCAATGCTTCACGTATGACCGACTTGATAGCTTGCTGATCGACTTTTCCAGTTTCCAGATCATATAATCCCTCTTTGGCCAAAAAATCATTATCAAAAGAGATAACACCCTGCCATAGAAGAGAGCCATTTTGATAAGCCTGTTCTAACTTACTTTTCAATTCAGTTACTTTGCTACGCTGCAAGTAATTGGCTTCTTTTGTAAAAATCGCTGTCATCTCTTCATTTTGGTTTTCAGTAGCATAAGAACGATTCATGTAATCGATGTATTCCTGGAAATTAAGTTTTGTTTCTGGAACTTCAGCTTGGATTTTTTGTAGTTCATCTTCAGTTAGAGACTCAATATTTTGTCTGTGTGTTTCTAAATTTAATTCATTATCAACCTCAACAGCTTCATCTCTATTAGTGTAGTCTACAAAGCCACTATTTGCTTCAGTGTATTGCAGCATGGAGGTAATACTTGGACTAGAAGATACGTTCATTATTTTCCTCTCTTTGAATTAAAATAATCCATTTTTCCTTAAAAGAGCGTAGTCTTTTAATAACGGTTGTAATTCTTCAGGTTCAACTTGAAAATCATTGATCCACCGTCCTGATTGAGAAATATGTAATTCTTTTTGTTCTTCAACAAATTGCATGGGTATCAATAAAACATTTGGTTTTTCTAACTCTGAACCACTTTCTCGTTCTAAAAAGGCGACAATAAAATCTTGATTTCCTTTTGTCCTCAATTGCCAGTGATGGGAGTTCCCATTTTTCCTTTTATATAATGAACTATATTTTACATCAATCATTAGACCATCTAGTCAAAAATCATATACTGGATTATTTTTCTTGAAATACTTATTCGCATCCGTTGCATCTGGAACATACTTTTGAA
The Streptococcus toyakuensis genome window above contains:
- a CDS encoding IS6-like element IS1216 family transposase translates to MNHFKGKQFQQDVIIVAVGYYLRYNLSYREVQEILYDRGINVSHTTIYRWVQEYGKLLYQIWKKKNKKSFYSWKMDETYIKIKGKWHYLYRAIDADGLTLDIWLRKKRDTQAAYAFLKRLVKQFDEPKVVVTDKAPSITSAFKKLKEYGFYQGTEHRTIKYLNNLIEQDHRPVKRRNKFYRSLRTASTTIKGMEAIRGLYKKTRKEGTLFGFSVCTEIKVLLGIPA